The nucleotide window TTCTAACAATGGGCTAGTAATCTTAGTTTAAATTACGTGAAGTGTGAACTTGCATAGATGTTGTATTGTAGATTcacagaatttttttttctttcactctGTATTCCACTGAAAATTCGTATTTCATAGGCTGTCTAATCTATGAGCTGTTCTCTCATTTGAAGTTGAGCAAAACAGAGGACTTACGTAACACTGCCTCCATTCCCAAGGTCAGACTTCTCAGGAATCagccattgtttttgtatttattaCTGCATATAAAGATTAAGGGAGGTTTTACTCCATTTATATTTATGCTCATTCTAACAAAATATTCATTCTTCATCTccgtatctttttttttgtctcacaGTCTCTGCTTCCAGATTACCAGCGGCTACTCAGTTCCACGCCTTCTCGTAGATTAAATACATCAAAGCTTATAGAAAACAGTGGTGAGTGCTTATTGAGATATTATAATCATCAATTGTTCAAACTTTGTTTAGTTTAGCATTGTTGTAGTTTTGCTGTTTTGTTTGGAAGATTCATGTGCTTTGTGGTTAGCTAATAAGCTATATAGGGTCCATTATATTGATGTATGAGGATACTTCAAATTTTGACTTGTTATATCTAGGTATTTGAGTTCATGGATATCAGGATTTAGGATTGTCATGGGTTGCAGTTAAGAGCTGCACGATAATATTTGGCAATTGGCTGTCTTTTGACAGTATGATGTTGGATATTGGTTTTAGATTAAATGGTTTTTGAGATGGAATATTAGTATAGCATGAAAACAAATTTCAAGCTTTACTTAATTTGTTCAAGATTTTAATTTATCAGAATGCAGTTAATGCTGAAATGTGCTAGTATATAGTATGTACCTCTAACTTCTGGATGAGATTGTATTTGTACACTAGGGTTATTGTTTATATAAAGCAGTGATGAGATGTTTTGACCATATTTTAATGTAAATTGATTTTAGCTTTTCCATATTTTGGAGGGAAATCTTCTGCTTTATAGCCAGTTGCaagcaaaaataataaacctCTTTTAACAATCTCTACCGTGTTCTAAAAGTTTGCCTTTCTTGTTTTGAACTTTTGATAGTACTCATTTTTCATGGTACTGATATAATTCTCTGGAATTCTTCCTGTTTGGGTTTGTTGGTAATTGATATGcagagtattttcaaaataagttGGTAGATACAATACATTTCATGGAAATTCTTAGTTTGAAAGATAGTGTTGAAAAGGACACTTTCTTCCGCAAGCTTCCAAATTTAGCAGAGCAGCTTCCTCGTCAGATTGTGTTAAAGAAGGTATGTCTCTCTGGAAGTTTTAATACTCTTAACCTTTGATTTTATCAATAGTTTATCCCAATTAATTATGTCGTTACTTTTTGGTTTTCACAGTTACTTCCTTTATTAGCTTCTGCCCTTGAATTTGGTTCAGCTGCTGCCCCTGCTTTGACTGCATTGTTGAAAATGGGTTCCTGGCTTTCAGCTGAAGAGTTCCGTGTCAAggtaaataataatttcaataCCAGCGTAAATGTCTCTCTAATTAGGAGCCATCTCATGTAttgcatttcaatttcaatataatatatacagGTTCTTCCAACAATAATTAAACTCTTCGCCTCCAATGATCGGGCTGTCCGTGTCAGTCTTCTCCAACATATTGAACAATTCGGAGAGTCATTATCAGCTCAAGCTGTTGATGAACAGGTATGTAATCAGGATAAGATAAAAATGTCTAAATTTCCTTACTTCCCTACTGTTTTTCATTGCTGTAAAACATACAGAGATTCATGTTCTGTATTGTATTTGCAATACTGTTGATACTTGTGTTCAGGTTTACCCTCATGTTGCTACTGGTTTCTCTGATACATCTGCTTTTTTGAGGGAACTTACTCTCAAGTCCATGTTAGTTCTGGCTCCGAAGGTACAGCTGTTTATATTCATGTCATCAAACCTTTCTTTGCTTTTGATTCTATTTGAAAAATGAGAGATGTTATTGGTGTAATGAGAAATTTGTACACAAATTTGTTGACAGTTATATTGCTAGTACTGTTTTTGTAATGTTTACAATAGTATGTATGCCCTTGTTAGTGTTTACAAAAGTAATGTGTAAACTTTGATGGAATATATAATGTAGATCTcatttttaaatatgtaaattctAGGCAgaattaaatgaattaaaattagtGATGTTTATGTTCGGTTTTGGGGCCAAGATGTGGTTAGATCTTACATGATCTAGGGATCTCAATGATCTTAATGAAAAGTATGAGGTAAAGGATAGTTCTTTGATCATTATTCATGTTTAGTATCCTACTATCTTCTCTAGTTAAGTAGAGGTCTGGATTGTGTCAGAGCTTGGGAATTAGAATTATAGGGCTATCATTTGCTTTTACAACTACTTGcctttcatatttatatttcattttcggTTGGAGATCCCTTGGTATTTTGTAATCACTTTAAACCTAAGCTAATCCAAGTCTTTGGTGGATCCACTTAAAGGGGAAAAGTTCACCAAACATCCTTTTTCCGTTCACAAGACTCGAACTCGAAACCTTATTTAACCAAACTCCTTGCCACTTAGACCTATAGGTGTtagtatttcaattttcaaacaaaagaaaaaacagaaaagtactaaccaagaaaaaaaattaattgcagCTAGTGAACCCCCGTTAAAAAAGAAATGTTCTTGAAAGCTCAAGTCTTTTATCTCCACTGTTCAATGTTCATATCATTTTACGCCTCCtaaattttttcttctatttgatGAATCTTTAGCAGGCaactttgtttctttatttaaaatattgtttctCTTTCTCATAATTGCAGCTGTCTCAAAGGACCTTGTCTGGGTCATTATTAAAGCATCTATCGAAGTTACAGGTACTGCCTCAAGTCTTCAATGATTAATGTGTTATGAGTAAACGCTAATTGCTTATGCTGATTAAGGAAGTTAAGAATAATAGACAAGACTTTCATTTAGCTCCCGTAAACACTTATGACTCCTCAAATTTTCCGATCATTTGACTgccaattttgaatttttgattgaaatggagtcatattaatgtttattttggGGGTGAGGGTCATGCATAAAAACAATGGAagtttttttcttacttttttcttttatagaatttataagatttacaatttgttttgtaggtcGATGAAGAGGCCGCGATACGAACAAATACAACTATCTTGCTAGGAAATATTGCAAGCTACTTAAATGAAGGGGTATGCTGAAATGATATCTGCAAGTTCAAATAGTTTGCTACATTTTATTTCATGATAGTAGCATAGGTTCATCAGTGAATTAACTCCTCAGGACTACTTTTGCAGACAAGAAAAAGAGTGTTGATTAATGCATTTACAGTCCGTGCTTTACGTGATACCTTTGCACCTGCTAGAGGAGCAGGTATTAGATTCACATATCTATCTATTACTATTTTTCTTCAGTTATGCAGCTGATAAATGCTTCAAACATTATCTCATCTCATCATTTTGTATCTTGATTGTTCAGGCATTATGGCTTTATGTGCCACCAGTTCCAACTATGACATCAATGAAATTGCCACTCGGATTCTTCCTAATGTTGTTGTACTCACAATTGATCCTGACAGGtgatttattatttgatatCCCCCTTTCTTATTGTAGATGAGTTGTATTGTAAATTGATTTAATACATCAGTTACTATTTTTAGTAGGTTAACTCTTTTAATCAGTCGTAGTTTTTTGAAACAATAATCATTTTGCTGCTGaattctgtttttgtttttaacttttataaTCATTAACGCATCCTGTTTGTAACTTTCAATATTCTTATAAAAGTTTTCAGTGCCTTTGAGTATAGATTTGATTAGTGTTCATATTCCAAATGTAGATCATTCTTATCCTTGTACCTTTGAGTATTTTCCATTTTCAGTGCCGTGATTATGTTATTCGTTTCATGGTTCAAAACAGTGATGTTCGATCTAAGGCATTTCAAgctattgatcaatttttgcaGATGGCAAAGCAACACTACGAAAAGGTATAATGTGGGGTTCTTTTTGGATGTTGCTAGATGCATATTGTGGTTCTTGAAGtttaatgcatatatatatttgagaaTTTAGATGTAATTTCAGAAATTACTTTATTAATCCCAACTTCTGATTTCATGTAATATGTCTTTATAGGTTAAATTAGAATATATTTTCTTGAGAGTGACATAATAATCTTAGTTTACTCTCCATCAAAGAATAACACATGTCATTCTTAACTTCtcctttaaattttataataaatcctttttaatcaatatcttatttatatttaaattttacctAGATTAGTTGTTCATATCTCCcttatttgttaaaatatatttattttaatttatagttAATTTGTTCTAAATTTTAAAACAGTGGTGCATATATATGGGAGGGAATACTTGCTAGTTCCTGTTTATCGTTTACATGTCATTTCCGTCACACATTTTTATtctatatttcatttatttatttattgataataAGACATTTTTTTCGTACAAATGTGATGAGAGCACAATTATTCTGCATTTTAGTGTGTTCTTCCCAATATCTGCATCGCATGATATGTACATAAAATTAGTGATGATCTTCAGCTCTAAAGCTTATCATTAACATTTTGTATGTTCCCCTTTACTTGTTATTTGTGTTCCTCATGTTCATGCTCTTTTCTGTCTTTCTATTATAGACAAATATGGCAGAGACTACTGGGGGTGCAAGCGATGGAAGTTCATCAATTCCAGGAAATGCAAGTTTACTTGGGTAAGTTGGTTTACAGTTTTTGTGGCCATGCAGACCACATGTGAACCAACGAGTGCAAGAGCATGcattagatttttatttatattagatAATTTAGATTACATTCACTTAAGAAAATTCTTTAATTACATTCACTTTTTCAAGTAAAAACAGTAATTGCATTCTCCAAAATATTCTTCATGGGAACTTGTTCTATATGAATGAAAGGGTTACTGGaaaatagaatataaattaaatgaagCATATTTTAGGAATGATATCATTAAATAGAGTTGAATTAGTTCAAATTCGCTTATAACTTGGACCACTAAACATGACTTTTTTGCTATAGTTGAGAACAGAAGGAGttcagttttttgttttcttgttatTCAAGTAAGAAGACATACAACAATTGCTAGGGGTTTCAAAATCGGTCAAGTCTAGTGGGCCATGTCGATAAGTTTGGTATAAAACTCTGGCCGAGTTGACAAAATTTAAACTCGAGACATTTTGACtacttgatttttttcattttgattacaattttttctaaaatatttaaaaaaaaaaattaggcatcacacaattaatttatataaaatattatatatattattacaatattatattatttatatttccaAGGAATTTGTTTTAATAGACTACGGGTTCGTGGGCCCACCCTTTTGGCCCACCATCCATAGAGGTTGGGGCTGGGCCAGAAATTTATCAGACCATGCCCAATTTGGCTTGACCTGCCTCAAAAAGTCATTGACCAGTCATGGGCTGGCCAAACTAACAGCTCTAGTGGCTAAAAACATATAAGTGGGGGAAGATTGTTGTTGAATACAGAGTGGATAGTAAGGCCCAGAAgctgttatttattatttcttagtTCTTATTGGTAGTACACTTTCATGCATGTTTATACACATTTGTATGTGTAGGTAATGTGATGGTATAGTATGGCACGAGAGAAACTGAGATTATATATAATTGAGTATTTGAGTTATTGAAATGatatgttttgaaatttgatgCCTGCCCACTATTGGAAATGTAAGGTTTAAATAAAGGCACCACCTGTAGTTGTCTTGTCTATATAGTCTTATGGAGCCCTGCACCACCTTAGGGTCTTCATTGTTCAGTCTTTTCTTTAACTCAAATACTGTGCCACTGATCAGTTTCTCTACATTTAACCCATTGATTCTGACTTAACTCTTGTCTCTGTGTAGATGGGCTATGAGCTCCTTGACTCTGAAGGGCAAGCCTTCTGATCATGCtccagttgcttctgtgagttcTAGTGCCCTTACACCAACATCTTCAAATGCCAGCTCAGGTATGCTTAATGATCGGTCtcttatattaaatttaattttctaattgCACAATCCTCTGAATATGTTATGAGATCTACACCTCCCCCATTTTGGCCTGTTTTACATCAATATCTTGTTTCGTGTTTATTTTCACCACTGAAGTTATTAGTCATAAAAAGTGTAGAATGAGTTCAACCACTTGATCATCCATATAACTTTAAACGCTACTCATACTTTCTTACCAAGTTCAATAATTTACACTTATTTCTCCTGAGTAATGCTATCTCCCTGGTGAACAATTGTGAAGCAAATACAGAATAATTTTGAATGATAACTCTGTCTTTGCATTGGGAACAATGGAATCTTTCCCTTGAATAATGAAATCACAAGAGGAGTCCTTGATTGTTTGTTCACTTTTGAGCTTAATGTATACTTCCCTCCACGTTTAAAGACAAAgatctctctgttttttttttgtggatgaAGGGGTTTGACTTGTTCTTCTTTGAAATGGGTTTGTCTTGGAGCCCCAAAATCAAACTTAATATATCTGGGTGTGATTTTATCTTAATTATTAAATGAAGAAAAGTAAAGGGAAGAAAACTGAGAAACTGAGGGAAGTGGCAGCTGAAAATCTTATCCCCTCATCTCCCTATCCACAACTCTTGAGGCAAATATGTTGATTCTACTCTTTCATCTTATCTGTTAACACTGCCATAATTTGTTCTGCTTCATTCGGATAAGAGTACATTTTTACTATTTAACATGTTTATATCATCTCTTTTTAAGGTATTCTAGTTGCAGACACTCCTTCAACAGCACCTATCCGTGTAAATTCCACACCAGATTTCACTGACCACCATGCCCCTACATCTCCTACATCAACGGATGGCTGGGGGGAGCTAGAGAATGGAATTGACGAGGAACCTGAAAATGACAAGGATGGGTGGGATGATTTAGAACCACTTGAAGAAACAAAGCCGACTCCAGCTCTTACTAACATTCAAGCAGCTCAAAGGCGGCCAGTTGTTCAACCTGTTTCACAGACAAAAGGTATTAATTATTCAACTGTTACTGTTAGTATTTTGGTAGTAATTTCACCATTTCCATGTCTGCTAATCactattattaattttcaaagtCAGATtggaatttatttaattatgttccAGAGTAAAAAATAACACATGTTTATACCCATGATTAATGACAATATCCTCTGAAGTGGGTGATGTGAGGGTAAGAATTCCTAGTTCAGTTCTGCACTATAGTTATTAGGGCTTCGCCGTTGAGAATATCCACAGCCTTGGTCACCTTTCCCTAATAAATGAACTTTGAGCTTTTGCTTTATGGAAGGATTGGCTTGAAAATTCGACAGTTCCATCAAATGCAAAAGGAATATTGCAGACCCATTCCTTAATTCATGTACCTGGTTAATTATCTGTATGTACTCATGCATCAATTGACggttttgaatatttatttgtaGCTTCAAGTTCGCGACCCAAAATTCCACCAAGGTTGAGCagggatgaagatgaagatttgtGGGGTGCCATAGCAGCTCCTGCTCCAACAACATCAAGACCTTTAAATTTGAATTCGACAACAACTAATGATGATGATCCATGGGCTGCCATTGCAGCTCCTGCGCCCACTACAAGGGCCAGGCCCTTAGCAGCTGGCAGAGGTCGGGGAGCCAAACCTGCTGCTCCAAAATTAGGTGCTCAGCGGATAAACCGGACATCATCAGGAGGGATGTAAACCAAATTTCCACTTTCCAGGGCACAAAAGGAACAAGGAAATGTTGAAATCTGTAGTTTGCTTTTTTTCTTCCGGTGGTCGTCATCATGTTAAATACAGGAACCCATCTAGTATACCAAATTACTTTTGTGCTTTCTATTGgcataattgatttttcatattctttttaatgtcattttttttttgtttggaagaAAATCTCAAGTGCAGCAACTGTCTAGAAAAAAAAGTGCAGAAACAGTTGAATCACTGTAACTTGAAAGGCCACAAGGTTTTGGCATTTGCTATATGCTCCTTGAGCCTTGGCGACGTGCTTACATATTATTTTCTGGGTGTgcaaaattttcatattttaggAGCAATGTAATTAGTTTCATACTATTTTATTAAAGGAAGGTTTTTGGTTAAATCTTGAATGGCTATTTCTATCCTAAATCACTTAATGGTCCTACAGCTGCACACTTGCATGCCTGTCTTATGTGAGTGATCAATTAATGTTATTATATTAGCCAAGTCATGTGTGTAAAAATCCTAAAATAGTGCACCAAAGATGATGAAATGCTGTGTCACAGACGAAGAGGCGCATGAAACAGAGGAAAATAGGAAATCAGATTCTATGCATTAAACAATTTGTCACATTCGAAGGCGttaaattaagattgaacaatcaaaatattcattttgaaactttttctggcaaatttaaattcatattctttttgtaccaaaaaataaataaattcatattcTTTAAGGTTCGTGtatctttaattttaatttaaggttatatatttttctgtttATCTTAAGTATGTCATTACTCTTTCAGTCAAATTTAAATTCAAGTTCTTCAAATTCACGTGTATATTATCTCATATCTTTCACATTTCTCCACTTTTACATTCAATCAACTTTACATTTCACtgcattttatattatatttctagcATCTTTTCCAACTAAAGTTATCAAGTCTATTTTATTTCTCCAAATTTATGTTTATACCTTTAAGAatccattcaatttttattttgagttaaGATTATGTGATTgattcactttttattttttattttttttatgaatttgtgttacatcattaaattcattatttattcatgaaatattccctccgtcctaaattgtatgtcgctttggaaaaaaaatttgtcccaaattgtatgtcgctttacaataccaatgaagctttaatgttattttttctattatatccttaactatttactactttctcttcttccaagtcattcatttatctttcctatATCATTTACTaatgacaattttgtaaaacaattcataatatccctttcccacacaaaattaattacatttcttaatacgtatgaaatgcccaaaac belongs to Medicago truncatula cultivar Jemalong A17 chromosome 6, MtrunA17r5.0-ANR, whole genome shotgun sequence and includes:
- the LOC25496905 gene encoding probable inactive serine/threonine-protein kinase scy1 → MFKFLKEVVGGSGTGLRDLPYNIGEPYPSAWGSWLHHRGTSKDDGSPVSIFSLSGTNAQDGHLAAGRNGVKRLRTVRHPNILSFLHSTEIETFDGGSSKVTIYIVTEPVMPLSDKIQELGLEGTQRDEYYAWGLLQIAKAVSFLNNDCKLVHGNVCLASVVVTPTLDWKLHAFDVLSEFDGSNETSSTQMLQYAWLVATQYKSTELAKSDWAVIKKSPPWAIDSWGMGCLIYELFSHLKLSKTEDLRNTASIPKSLLPDYQRLLSSTPSRRLNTSKLIENSEYFQNKLVDTIHFMEILSLKDSVEKDTFFRKLPNLAEQLPRQIVLKKLLPLLASALEFGSAAAPALTALLKMGSWLSAEEFRVKVLPTIIKLFASNDRAVRVSLLQHIEQFGESLSAQAVDEQVYPHVATGFSDTSAFLRELTLKSMLVLAPKLSQRTLSGSLLKHLSKLQVDEEAAIRTNTTILLGNIASYLNEGTRKRVLINAFTVRALRDTFAPARGAGIMALCATSSNYDINEIATRILPNVVVLTIDPDSDVRSKAFQAIDQFLQMAKQHYEKTNMAETTGGASDGSSSIPGNASLLGWAMSSLTLKGKPSDHAPVASVSSSALTPTSSNASSGILVADTPSTAPIRVNSTPDFTDHHAPTSPTSTDGWGELENGIDEEPENDKDGWDDLEPLEETKPTPALTNIQAAQRRPVVQPVSQTKASSSRPKIPPRLSRDEDEDLWGAIAAPAPTTSRPLNLNSTTTNDDDPWAAIAAPAPTTRARPLAAGRGRGAKPAAPKLGAQRINRTSSGGM